One segment of Chryseobacterium turcicum DNA contains the following:
- a CDS encoding DNA polymerase III subunit encodes MNWENIAGQENLKKLLQDSITENRVSHAQLFIGKEGYGTMPLVLAYAKEILNRENEYAASKVEHLNHLDLHFSFPVFTDNRNSLSKNKFEEFREMIIDFPYASFDDWTAVLESENKQFFISADEIDEQNQKFALKSFEGGTKILIVWRADKMNTAASNKFLKFLEEPPAKTIILLTAESSDDILPTILSRTQLIDVPRIGDEDLEAFLKSKFDVSNEKVKEVVHQSQGNLNDAVKFLNSQNKNPEFEKLFVQWVRDAFMVKKKPEFLRNIIIWAKEIASWNREKQKNFLNYASEIFRLALLQNYQSEELVYKKIDANGFNWAGFSKFISGANIISILDEINTADLHLTRNGNPKIVWTDLGIKLSRYIHKSS; translated from the coding sequence ATGAATTGGGAAAACATCGCCGGACAAGAAAATCTTAAAAAACTTCTTCAAGACAGCATCACCGAAAACAGAGTAAGCCACGCCCAGCTTTTCATAGGAAAAGAAGGTTATGGAACGATGCCTTTGGTTTTAGCGTATGCAAAAGAAATTTTGAATAGAGAAAACGAGTATGCAGCCTCAAAAGTAGAGCACCTTAATCATTTAGATTTACATTTCAGCTTTCCTGTTTTTACCGATAACAGAAACTCATTAAGTAAAAACAAATTTGAGGAATTCAGAGAAATGATTATCGATTTCCCTTACGCTAGTTTTGATGACTGGACTGCTGTTTTGGAATCTGAAAACAAACAATTCTTTATTTCTGCAGATGAAATAGACGAGCAAAATCAAAAATTTGCTCTAAAAAGTTTTGAAGGCGGTACAAAAATTCTCATCGTTTGGCGAGCTGATAAAATGAATACGGCAGCATCCAATAAGTTTCTTAAATTTTTGGAAGAACCACCAGCAAAGACCATTATTCTTTTAACGGCAGAAAGCAGTGACGATATTTTGCCAACAATTTTATCAAGAACGCAGCTTATTGATGTTCCCAGGATAGGTGATGAAGACTTGGAAGCTTTTTTGAAAAGTAAATTTGATGTTTCAAATGAAAAGGTAAAAGAAGTTGTACATCAGTCACAAGGAAATTTGAATGATGCGGTAAAGTTTTTAAACTCTCAAAATAAAAATCCTGAGTTTGAAAAGCTGTTTGTACAATGGGTGCGTGATGCATTTATGGTAAAAAAGAAGCCGGAATTTCTTAGAAATATTATCATTTGGGCCAAAGAAATTGCAAGCTGGAACAGAGAAAAGCAAAAGAATTTTCTCAATTATGCCTCAGAAATTTTCAGATTGGCTTTATTGCAAAATTATCAGTCTGAAGAATTGGTTTACAAAAAAATTGATGCCAATGGTTTCAATTGGGCAGGTTTTTCAAAATTTATAAGTGGCGCAAATATCATTAGTATTTTAGATGAAATTAATACTGCAGATTTGCATCTTACTAGAAATGGCAATCCTAAAATCGTATGGACAGATTTAGGAATCAAACTTTCAAGATATATTCATAAGAGTTCATAG
- the lptC gene encoding LPS export ABC transporter periplasmic protein LptC codes for MNFISHKTFKNIAYLFSCAIFFILTSCEEDLTKLNGSENKNFPSQIIHNAKIIQRDSGIITLKATAPIIEKYELIDSQYTVAKKGMKIEFFDKKNPKKPGNITAKYAKLYDYKKFYEARGDVKILTSDGQRFATQSVFWDQNKKRIYTRDTVYATMEDGSTLVHANGMTAKDDFSEYKFFNNSGDLDVSKTKIAQPKP; via the coding sequence ATGAATTTTATTTCACATAAAACATTCAAAAATATAGCATACCTTTTTAGTTGTGCTATATTTTTTATATTAACATCCTGTGAAGAAGACCTCACAAAGCTGAATGGTAGTGAGAATAAAAACTTTCCGTCGCAGATTATCCACAATGCAAAGATTATACAGAGAGATTCTGGCATTATTACGCTAAAAGCTACCGCTCCTATTATTGAAAAATACGAGTTGATTGACAGTCAATATACTGTTGCCAAAAAAGGAATGAAAATAGAGTTTTTTGATAAGAAAAACCCGAAAAAACCTGGTAATATTACTGCTAAATATGCAAAGCTGTACGACTATAAAAAATTCTATGAAGCAAGAGGTGATGTGAAAATCCTTACCAGTGATGGGCAGAGATTTGCCACGCAAAGTGTTTTTTGGGATCAGAATAAGAAAAGAATCTATACCAGAGATACCGTTTATGCAACAATGGAAGACGGCTCTACTCTAGTGCATGCCAATGGAATGACTGCCAAAGATGATTTCTCAGAATATAAATTTTTTAATAATTCTGGAGATCTTGATGTAAGCAAAACCAAAATTGCTCAACCAAAACCTTAA
- a CDS encoding TetR/AcrR family transcriptional regulator: MISKEENILFAAEKLFAENGFQGTSTREISKAANVNISMISYYFGSKEKLYEKLVEYRMNEGQFFSKDILERTDINEWEKIERIVDQFAGRVRHHKCFYRIMQREQLHTENPQIVEFLKETKMSFISMYSKILESGIQKGIFTKNPPIYLLHSTVSGTLFYASNAKGMYQEFLNNTEDEEAFEEKYYSELKKHIKYILKDLLGYEENK, from the coding sequence ATGATTTCAAAAGAAGAAAATATATTATTCGCTGCAGAAAAGCTATTTGCAGAAAATGGTTTTCAGGGAACTTCTACAAGGGAGATTTCTAAAGCAGCCAATGTAAATATTTCAATGATTTCTTATTATTTCGGTTCTAAAGAGAAGCTTTATGAGAAATTGGTGGAATATAGAATGAATGAAGGTCAGTTTTTTTCTAAAGATATTCTGGAAAGAACAGATATCAATGAATGGGAAAAGATTGAAAGAATTGTTGATCAGTTTGCAGGAAGAGTAAGGCATCACAAATGTTTTTACAGAATTATGCAACGAGAGCAGCTTCATACAGAAAATCCTCAGATTGTAGAATTTTTGAAGGAAACTAAAATGAGTTTCATTTCAATGTATTCTAAAATTCTGGAAAGTGGAATTCAAAAAGGAATTTTTACTAAAAACCCACCTATCTATTTACTGCATTCTACTGTAAGCGGAACATTATTTTATGCGTCGAACGCAAAAGGAATGTATCAGGAATTTCTTAACAATACAGAAGATGAAGAAGCTTTTGAAGAGAAATATTATTCGGAACTCAAAAAACATATTAAATATATACTAAAAGACCTTTTAGGTTATGAAGAGAATAAATAA